One part of the Candidatus Borreliella tachyglossi genome encodes these proteins:
- a CDS encoding MATE family efflux transporter has product MLSSNTKTRKLILEGNLYKVFLVISLPIMVSNIIQALYEVIDMFYVGKLGAMALAALSLTGPINFLIMVLAMGMATGSISLMSKCIGEGAFSKFSRYAGQLVFLNFILSLFVTIFILIFIDFILDFLVVRGELKELAKSYLYVTICAIPVMFLSISIIYILNSQGETIISMMIVLIANIINFILDPILMFTFNLGIAGAAWATLFSKLTTVFSYLFLTYRLNRGLKLGLKDITPDITMIRNILSLGLPSAFGQMMISISFLIFNYFVIRISPKFLAAYGLTNSIIAFLLLPGMSIGTGIISIVGQNLGAKNIARVGDALKKGFFVSLVVLFTVNSFIIFFREVIIRVFTDDLEVINYANNYLLLASIGAVGYGLQQGFFGGLIGAGLTNLVMILVCIRLWIIRLPAVIVFQYFGIMEDSLGYAFIISNYVTFIILLCLTFTKYWEKPQ; this is encoded by the coding sequence ATGTTAAGTAGCAATACTAAAACTAGAAAGTTAATATTAGAAGGAAATTTATATAAAGTTTTTTTGGTCATCAGTTTGCCTATCATGGTCAGCAATATTATTCAGGCTCTCTATGAGGTTATTGATATGTTTTATGTTGGGAAGCTCGGTGCTATGGCTCTTGCTGCACTGTCTTTGACTGGGCCTATTAATTTTCTTATTATGGTTCTTGCCATGGGGATGGCTACAGGAAGTATTTCATTGATGTCTAAATGTATTGGAGAAGGGGCTTTTTCAAAGTTTTCAAGATATGCAGGGCAATTGGTGTTTTTAAATTTCATCTTATCTTTATTTGTTACAATTTTTATTTTGATATTTATAGATTTTATTTTAGATTTTTTGGTTGTAAGAGGCGAACTTAAAGAGCTTGCGAAGTCTTATCTTTATGTCACAATATGTGCGATACCTGTAATGTTTTTGAGTATTTCTATTATATACATATTAAATTCTCAAGGAGAGACCATTATTTCGATGATGATAGTTTTAATTGCCAATATTATTAACTTTATTCTTGATCCAATTTTAATGTTTACTTTTAATCTAGGTATTGCCGGTGCTGCTTGGGCTACTCTTTTTTCAAAGTTAACAACTGTTTTTTCTTATTTGTTTTTAACTTATAGGTTAAATCGTGGACTTAAGCTGGGTTTGAAAGATATTACTCCAGATATTACTATGATAAGAAATATTTTAAGTTTAGGGCTTCCATCAGCTTTTGGTCAGATGATGATTTCTATTTCTTTTTTAATTTTTAATTACTTTGTAATTAGAATAAGTCCAAAATTTTTAGCTGCTTATGGTCTTACAAATAGCATTATTGCCTTTTTGCTTCTTCCTGGAATGAGCATTGGTACTGGAATTATTTCAATTGTTGGACAAAATCTCGGTGCAAAGAATATTGCTAGAGTGGGAGATGCTTTAAAGAAAGGATTTTTTGTTTCCTTGGTGGTATTGTTTACGGTTAATTCATTCATAATATTTTTTAGAGAAGTTATAATAAGAGTTTTTACAGATGATTTAGAAGTTATAAATTATGCTAATAATTATTTATTATTGGCATCAATTGGGGCTGTTGGATATGGATTGCAACAGGGGTTTTTTGGAGGATTGATTGGAGCAGGACTTACAAACCTTGTCATGATTCTTGTTTGTATACGCCTTTGGATTATTCGTTTGCCGGCTGTAATTGTCTTTCAATATTTTGGTATTATGGAGGATTCTTTGGGGTATGCCTTTATAATTTCAAATTATGTAACCTTTATTATTTTATTGTGTTTGACTTTTACGAAATATTGGGAAAAGCCACAGTAG
- the rpsC gene encoding 30S ribosomal protein S3 — MGQKVHPYSLRLKINKDWKSKWYFDKKLYSEILHEDFLIRRETMKFFKTIRFDIADIEIIRNNLQRATVVISTPRPGSVIGVKGANIEKIGQLLARRISKKINIKIKEIKKPEFDAQIIANGIAKQMENRASYRKLLKSALSSSISKGIQGIKLKVSGRLGGAEIARSFEVKEGRIPLHTLRANIDYGFAEAQTTYGVIGVKVWVFKGEVLGKQINSDAGQVINRKSLREKNESFSRNRLVDDRNRKVLNENKFSKEKSGLESRLRNNSFGKKDGSDV, encoded by the coding sequence ATGGGTCAAAAAGTACATCCTTATAGCTTAAGATTGAAGATTAATAAGGATTGGAAGTCAAAGTGGTATTTTGATAAAAAGTTGTATTCTGAGATTCTTCACGAAGACTTCTTAATAAGGCGAGAAACAATGAAGTTCTTTAAAACAATTAGATTTGATATTGCGGATATTGAGATTATTAGAAATAACCTGCAGAGAGCGACTGTTGTAATTTCTACGCCAAGGCCTGGCTCTGTGATTGGAGTTAAGGGCGCTAATATTGAAAAAATTGGGCAATTGTTAGCTAGGAGAATATCTAAAAAAATTAATATTAAGATAAAAGAGATTAAGAAGCCAGAATTTGATGCTCAAATTATTGCTAACGGGATTGCGAAACAGATGGAGAATAGAGCTTCTTATAGAAAGCTTTTAAAGTCGGCACTTTCATCTTCTATTTCGAAAGGTATTCAGGGTATTAAACTTAAGGTCTCGGGTAGACTTGGTGGAGCTGAGATTGCTAGAAGTTTTGAAGTTAAGGAAGGAAGAATTCCTTTACATACCCTTAGAGCTAATATAGATTATGGTTTTGCTGAAGCTCAGACAACTTATGGTGTTATTGGTGTTAAAGTTTGGGTATTTAAGGGTGAAGTTTTAGGAAAGCAAATTAATTCAGATGCTGGTCAGGTAATTAATAGAAAGTCTTTACGAGAAAAGAATGAGAGTTTTAGTAGAAATAGATTAGTGGATGATAGGAATAGAAAAGTTTTAAATGAGAATAAGTTTTCTAAGGAAAAATCAGGGCTTGAGTCTAGGTTAAGGAATAATTCTTTTGGGAAAAAAGATGGTTCTGATGTATAA
- the rplE gene encoding 50S ribosomal protein L5 has protein sequence MSYVPELKKYYRDSIIKELVGEFQYKSIMQAPKIEKIVVSVGVGEAVKNKKLLDSAVSELSQITGQRAVKTKAKRAIAGFKIRQGQEIGAKVTLRGNIMYEFLYKLINLALPRVKDFRGVDSNAFDGKGNYSFGIAEQIIFSEIDYDKIERISGLNVTVVTTALSDREGKALLSKFGMPFSN, from the coding sequence ATGAGTTATGTTCCTGAGTTAAAGAAGTATTATAGGGATAGTATTATAAAAGAACTTGTTGGGGAATTTCAATATAAGTCTATTATGCAGGCTCCAAAGATAGAGAAAATAGTTGTTTCTGTGGGAGTTGGGGAAGCTGTTAAAAATAAAAAACTTTTAGATTCAGCTGTTTCTGAACTTAGTCAAATTACTGGGCAACGGGCTGTTAAGACGAAGGCTAAGAGGGCCATTGCTGGATTTAAGATTAGACAGGGTCAAGAAATAGGTGCTAAGGTTACTCTTCGAGGTAATATTATGTATGAGTTTTTGTACAAACTTATTAATTTAGCATTGCCCCGTGTTAAGGATTTTAGAGGAGTTGATAGCAATGCTTTTGATGGTAAGGGTAATTATTCTTTTGGAATAGCAGAGCAAATAATATTTTCTGAGATAGATTATGATAAAATAGAGAGGATATCTGGTTTGAATGTTACAGTAGTGACAACGGCTTTAAGCGATAGAGAAGGAAAAGCTTTGCTATCTAAATTTGGTATGCCGTTTAGTAATTAA
- the rplW gene encoding 50S ribosomal protein L23, which produces MKAYDIIISPMLTEKTNIQRENLNVYAFHVRKQANKKEIGVAIKELFNVTPIACNLLNVKSKVKVVVSRKGYPIGKGKTSSWKKAYVYLKKEDKIDIF; this is translated from the coding sequence ATGAAAGCTTATGATATAATAATTTCACCTATGCTTACTGAGAAAACCAATATTCAGCGAGAAAATTTGAATGTTTATGCTTTTCATGTCAGAAAGCAAGCGAATAAAAAAGAAATTGGTGTTGCAATTAAAGAGCTTTTTAATGTTACTCCAATAGCATGTAATTTGCTTAATGTTAAGAGTAAAGTTAAGGTAGTTGTGTCAAGGAAGGGGTATCCTATTGGCAAGGGGAAAACTTCTTCATGGAAAAAGGCATATGTTTATCTTAAAAAAGAAGACAAGATAGATATTTTTTAG
- the rpmC gene encoding 50S ribosomal protein L29: protein MLKKFKDLTLEDIEARRLALKKEYMDLRFKAVVGHVENPLKKREMRRDIARLNTIIHEYGMGIRKV, encoded by the coding sequence ATGTTAAAAAAATTTAAAGATTTGACCCTTGAGGATATTGAAGCTAGAAGATTGGCTTTAAAGAAGGAATATATGGACTTAAGGTTTAAAGCTGTTGTTGGACATGTTGAAAATCCTTTAAAGAAGAGAGAGATGAGGCGAGATATTGCAAGGCTTAATACAATTATTCATGAATATGGTATGGGTATTAGGAAGGTTTAA
- the rpsJ gene encoding 30S ribosomal protein S10: MITKDKIRVRLFSFDVKILDQSAESIVRAVQKSKAQIKGPIPLPTKIKKYTVLRSPHANKKSREQFEMRTHKRLIDILEPTSALMDSLMKLELPAGVEVDIKQ, from the coding sequence TTGATTACTAAAGATAAGATACGAGTCAGGCTTTTTAGTTTTGATGTTAAGATATTAGATCAGAGTGCTGAGTCTATTGTTAGGGCTGTTCAAAAGTCTAAGGCTCAAATTAAGGGACCTATTCCTTTGCCGACAAAGATAAAAAAATATACTGTTTTGCGGTCTCCTCATGCTAATAAAAAATCAAGAGAGCAATTTGAGATGAGAACTCATAAAAGACTTATTGATATCCTAGAACCTACCTCTGCATTGATGGATTCTTTGATGAAATTAGAGCTTCCTGCAGGGGTAGAGGTAGATATTAAACAGTAA
- the rplF gene encoding 50S ribosomal protein L6 codes for MSRIGKLPIKMLDSVRVDIKDNVVMVEGKKGKLSQEIKNNIRVKIENGNIAVERTLEDKQTRAFHGLYRSLIFNMVKGVTDGFSKSLTINGIGYRVEQQGKSLFFNLGYSTQFEYVIPEGITIKIDGNTKIAVEGIDKCRVGQVAAEIRGLKIPEPYKGKGIRYDNEVIKRKVGKSGVKK; via the coding sequence ATGTCACGGATTGGTAAACTTCCTATCAAGATGTTAGATTCTGTTAGGGTTGATATTAAGGACAATGTAGTAATGGTTGAAGGGAAGAAAGGTAAGCTAAGTCAGGAGATAAAGAATAATATTCGGGTTAAAATTGAAAATGGTAATATTGCTGTTGAGCGTACCTTGGAAGATAAGCAGACAAGGGCTTTTCATGGTCTTTATAGAAGTTTGATTTTTAATATGGTTAAGGGAGTAACTGATGGATTTTCAAAATCTCTTACTATTAATGGTATAGGATACAGAGTCGAGCAACAAGGAAAGAGTCTTTTTTTTAACTTGGGATATTCAACGCAATTTGAATATGTAATTCCTGAGGGAATTACTATTAAGATTGATGGTAATACTAAAATTGCTGTTGAGGGAATAGATAAGTGTAGAGTTGGGCAGGTTGCTGCTGAGATTAGAGGTTTGAAAATTCCAGAGCCTTATAAGGGGAAGGGAATTAGATATGATAATGAAGTAATCAAGCGAAAAGTAGGAAAGTCAGGAGTAAAAAAATAG
- the rplP gene encoding 50S ribosomal protein L16 yields MLSPKKVKYRKRQRGRLTGEAQKGNKISFGEYGLVSLETYFITARQIEAARVAMTRRVKRGGKVWIRIFPDIPYTKKPAETRMGKGKGGVDHWNAPVKLGTVMFEMAGVAKELAEEAMMLASSKLPVKTIFVVRRDLR; encoded by the coding sequence ATGTTAAGTCCTAAGAAGGTTAAATATAGGAAAAGGCAAAGAGGAAGACTTACTGGAGAAGCTCAAAAAGGTAACAAGATATCTTTTGGGGAGTATGGACTTGTATCTCTTGAGACATATTTTATTACTGCAAGGCAAATTGAGGCAGCTCGTGTTGCTATGACTCGTAGAGTTAAAAGAGGTGGTAAGGTTTGGATAAGAATATTTCCAGACATTCCTTATACTAAGAAGCCAGCTGAGACTAGGATGGGTAAGGGTAAGGGAGGCGTTGACCATTGGAATGCGCCTGTTAAGCTTGGAACTGTTATGTTTGAGATGGCTGGAGTAGCTAAGGAGCTTGCTGAGGAAGCTATGATGCTTGCTAGCTCCAAACTTCCGGTTAAAACTATATTTGTAGTAAGGCGAGATTTGAGGTGA
- the rplC gene encoding 50S ribosomal protein L3 codes for MLGLIGKKVGMTQIFQENGVVVPVTVIEFEPNYVIGKKTVERDGYDALITGSVDLRRSKASKPIRGQYKRLENIEPKRYIMEFRGLEGYDAGDEIRLDAFREIKYVDITGTTKGKGFQGAIKRHNFSGGPSSHGSKFHRHLGGTGQATTPARTFKGTKMAGRMGGEQQTIQNLEVIFIDEDKRSILVKGAVPGFKGSFVVVKKAKKVGV; via the coding sequence ATGTTGGGATTGATTGGAAAAAAAGTTGGCATGACACAGATATTTCAAGAAAATGGAGTTGTGGTGCCTGTTACGGTGATAGAATTTGAGCCCAATTATGTTATAGGAAAAAAAACAGTAGAAAGAGATGGATATGATGCTCTTATAACAGGTTCTGTTGATCTTAGAAGATCTAAAGCTTCAAAGCCTATAAGAGGTCAATATAAAAGGCTAGAAAATATTGAGCCTAAGAGATATATTATGGAATTTAGGGGTCTTGAGGGTTATGATGCTGGTGATGAGATTAGACTTGACGCTTTTAGGGAAATTAAGTACGTAGATATTACTGGTACTACTAAGGGTAAGGGATTTCAGGGAGCTATAAAGAGGCATAATTTTAGTGGTGGTCCATCTTCTCATGGTTCTAAGTTTCATAGGCATCTTGGTGGTACAGGTCAGGCTACTACACCTGCTAGAACTTTTAAGGGAACCAAAATGGCGGGTAGAATGGGTGGTGAACAGCAAACTATTCAAAATCTTGAAGTTATTTTTATTGATGAGGATAAAAGATCCATTTTGGTAAAAGGAGCTGTACCAGGGTTTAAGGGTTCTTTTGTTGTTGTTAAAAAGGCAAAGAAAGTGGGTGTTTAA
- the rpsS gene encoding 30S ribosomal protein S19, translating to MARSIKKGPFIEKSLYQKVLASSGREKRVVIKTYSRASTIIPEMVSLTISVYNGKSFIPVYITEDLVGHKLGEFSPTRIFRGHAKSDKKGRK from the coding sequence GTGGCAAGATCTATTAAAAAGGGACCTTTTATAGAAAAAAGTCTTTATCAAAAAGTTTTGGCATCCTCTGGGAGGGAAAAGAGAGTAGTTATTAAAACTTATTCTAGAGCTTCAACAATAATTCCTGAGATGGTGAGTCTTACTATATCTGTTTATAATGGGAAGTCTTTCATTCCCGTTTATATTACTGAGGATCTTGTTGGGCATAAGCTTGGTGAATTTTCACCGACAAGAATTTTTAGAGGACATGCTAAATCAGATAAGAAGGGAAGGAAATAG
- the rplB gene encoding 50S ribosomal protein L2 has protein sequence MGIKTYKPKTSSLRYKTTLSFDELSKGNDPLRSLTKGKASRAGRDSSGRISVRRRGGGHKRRYRDIDFDRREKFGVPARVASIEYDPNRSSNIALLVYGDGDKRYIIAPRGIKVGDVLESGPGSPIRVGNSLPLENIPVGKTVHNIELNIGRGGQLVRGAGGYAMILASEGDYVTVKLPSGEMRMIFKKCVATLGEVGNEDYMNVSIGKAGKSRWLGKRPKVRGVAMNPVDHPHGGGEGKTSGGRHPVSPWGQPTKGYKTRKKKKYSDKFIIKRRNK, from the coding sequence ATGGGTATTAAGACTTATAAGCCAAAAACTTCGTCTTTGCGTTATAAGACAACTTTATCTTTTGATGAGTTAAGTAAGGGCAATGACCCTCTTAGATCTTTAACTAAGGGGAAGGCATCTAGGGCTGGAAGAGACTCTTCTGGAAGAATTAGTGTTAGAAGAAGAGGTGGTGGGCATAAAAGGCGATACAGGGATATTGACTTTGACAGGAGGGAAAAATTTGGCGTGCCTGCTCGAGTTGCATCTATTGAATATGATCCTAATAGGAGTTCTAATATAGCTTTGCTTGTTTATGGGGATGGAGATAAGAGGTATATTATTGCTCCTAGGGGAATTAAGGTTGGTGATGTTTTGGAGAGTGGCCCAGGTTCTCCAATAAGGGTTGGTAATTCTTTGCCACTTGAAAATATTCCGGTTGGCAAGACAGTACATAATATTGAACTTAATATTGGAAGGGGTGGTCAGCTTGTAAGAGGTGCGGGGGGTTATGCTATGATACTTGCTTCTGAGGGAGATTACGTGACTGTTAAGCTTCCATCGGGCGAGATGCGCATGATTTTTAAGAAGTGTGTAGCAACCCTTGGAGAGGTTGGTAACGAAGATTATATGAATGTTTCTATTGGCAAGGCTGGCAAGAGTAGATGGCTTGGGAAGAGACCTAAGGTAAGAGGGGTTGCAATGAATCCTGTTGATCACCCACATGGTGGTGGTGAGGGTAAAACTTCTGGGGGTCGTCATCCTGTATCTCCTTGGGGACAACCAACTAAGGGATATAAAACTCGAAAGAAAAAGAAATACTCAGATAAGTTTATCATCAAGAGAAGAAATAAATAG
- the rplN gene encoding 50S ribosomal protein L14, which produces MVQMQTYLTVADNTGGKIAQCIKVLGGSKKRYARVGDIIVIAVKQAIPNSPIKKGDVHKAVVVRTSKEIRRKNGTYVRFDDNACVILDTNLNPRGKRVFGPVARELRDANFMKVVSLASEVI; this is translated from the coding sequence ATGGTTCAGATGCAGACATATTTAACAGTTGCTGACAATACAGGTGGCAAGATAGCGCAATGCATAAAAGTTCTTGGTGGTAGTAAGAAACGATATGCTAGGGTTGGAGACATAATCGTTATTGCTGTAAAGCAAGCAATTCCCAATTCGCCTATTAAGAAAGGAGATGTGCATAAAGCTGTGGTTGTTAGGACTTCGAAGGAAATAAGGCGTAAGAATGGAACTTATGTTAGATTTGATGATAATGCATGTGTTATACTTGATACTAATTTGAACCCAAGAGGCAAAAGAGTTTTTGGACCTGTTGCAAGAGAGCTCAGAGATGCCAATTTTATGAAAGTTGTTTCATTGGCTTCAGAGGTGATATAG
- the rpsH gene encoding 30S ribosomal protein S8 translates to MAVTHSVGDMLTKIRNASRVKHESVSLKMSNINKAILDILKEEGYIRDYSIFDKNGISFIKAMLSYDHKRNSAINRIDAISTPGRKVYSAYKNMPRIKNGYGILIVSSSKGVITGKKAKDNKVGGELICSVW, encoded by the coding sequence ATGGCGGTTACGCATTCAGTGGGAGATATGTTAACTAAGATAAGAAATGCAAGTAGAGTTAAGCATGAATCTGTGAGTTTGAAGATGTCTAATATAAATAAGGCAATTTTAGACATTCTTAAGGAAGAAGGATACATTAGGGATTATAGTATATTTGACAAGAATGGTATTTCTTTTATTAAGGCAATGCTAAGTTATGATCATAAAAGAAATTCAGCTATAAATAGAATAGATGCTATTTCAACTCCTGGTAGGAAGGTTTATTCTGCATATAAAAATATGCCGAGAATAAAAAACGGATATGGTATATTAATAGTTTCTTCTTCTAAGGGCGTTATTACCGGTAAAAAGGCTAAGGATAATAAAGTAGGTGGTGAGTTAATTTGCTCAGTTTGGTAA
- the rplV gene encoding 50S ribosomal protein L22 produces MYVNRRYTARGKNLPSSPKKVRPIADNIRGKSYIEAVAILYSMPNKGAKLLGKVVKSAASNAIYHNKNLSEDMIVVNKVMVDDGRRRRSIWPRARGRADRLINRSCHIFVEVNEKMHGGE; encoded by the coding sequence ATGTATGTAAATAGAAGGTATACAGCAAGAGGCAAAAATTTGCCATCTTCGCCGAAAAAAGTAAGGCCTATAGCTGATAATATACGGGGTAAGTCTTATATTGAGGCGGTTGCAATACTTTATTCTATGCCTAATAAGGGTGCTAAACTTTTAGGCAAGGTGGTTAAATCAGCCGCATCGAATGCGATATACCATAATAAAAATCTTTCTGAGGATATGATAGTTGTAAATAAGGTTATGGTGGATGATGGAAGAAGACGTAGGAGTATTTGGCCTAGGGCTAGAGGCAGGGCCGATAGACTTATTAACAGAAGTTGCCATATTTTTGTTGAAGTTAATGAAAAGATGCATGGTGGAGAATAA
- the rplX gene encoding 50S ribosomal protein L24: protein MKTRLKVGDNVKIICGKDRGKTGKITSIDRANLKVVVESCNLVKKVIKARTPQEKSKIISKEAAMAISNVILFVGGVTSRTGIRFENNEKKRYLKKNGENI from the coding sequence ATGAAGACAAGGTTGAAGGTAGGTGACAATGTGAAGATTATCTGCGGCAAGGACAGAGGTAAAACGGGAAAAATTACTAGTATAGATAGAGCAAATCTTAAGGTTGTTGTTGAATCTTGTAATTTAGTTAAAAAGGTTATTAAAGCAAGGACACCTCAGGAAAAGAGTAAGATAATCAGTAAGGAAGCGGCTATGGCTATTTCAAATGTAATTTTGTTTGTAGGTGGTGTAACTTCAAGAACGGGAATTAGATTTGAAAATAATGAAAAAAAGAGATATCTTAAAAAGAATGGGGAGAATATTTAG
- the rplD gene encoding 50S ribosomal protein L4, translated as MERKVFSKDGQELRSIDLEDRVFNVDVSYGSIYNAIKNELANLRVGTATTKTRAEVRGSSKKPWKQKGTGRARVGTKRNPVWVGGGVALGPKPRDYSYKLPKKVKRLAFKSVLSLCASMEDNFKVVENFTIESGKTKELALIVRNFIKTDGRTVILLGNDDQMVKRAGKNIRDLKILSFNRLRVVDLFYAKNLIALESAITGLNEFYVK; from the coding sequence ATGGAAAGAAAAGTTTTTTCTAAGGATGGACAAGAGCTTAGATCTATAGATTTAGAAGATAGGGTTTTTAATGTAGATGTTAGCTATGGTTCTATATATAATGCTATTAAGAATGAGCTAGCTAATCTTAGGGTTGGAACAGCTACAACTAAGACTAGGGCTGAGGTTAGAGGTAGTTCAAAGAAGCCTTGGAAACAAAAGGGTACGGGACGTGCAAGGGTTGGCACTAAGAGAAATCCTGTTTGGGTTGGTGGAGGTGTAGCTTTGGGGCCAAAACCAAGAGACTACAGCTATAAGCTTCCAAAGAAGGTTAAGAGACTTGCTTTTAAGTCTGTACTTAGTCTATGTGCATCTATGGAGGATAATTTTAAAGTTGTTGAAAATTTTACTATTGAGTCAGGAAAGACAAAAGAGCTTGCTTTAATAGTAAGGAACTTTATAAAAACTGATGGGAGAACAGTGATTTTATTGGGTAATGACGATCAAATGGTTAAGAGAGCAGGAAAAAATATAAGAGATTTAAAGATTTTATCTTTTAATAGACTTAGAGTTGTTGATTTGTTTTATGCTAAAAATTTGATAGCTCTTGAATCTGCTATTACTGGTCTTAATGAGTTTTATGTCAAATAA
- the tuf gene encoding elongation factor Tu has product MAKEVFHRTKPHMNVGTIGHVDHGKTTLTAAISIYCSKVNKDAKALKYEDIDNAPEEKARGITINARHIEYETVNRHYAHVDCPGHADYIKNMITGAAQMDAAILLVAADSGAEPQTKEHLLLAQRMGINKIIVFLNKLDLADPELVELVEVEVLELVEKYGFPGDTPIIKGSAFGAMSNPDDPEATKCVKELLESMDSYFELPERDIDKPFLLAVEDVFSISGRGTVATGRIERGLIKVGQEVEIVGIRETRKTTVTGVEMFQKILEQGQAGDNVGLLLRGVDKKDIERGQVISAVGTITPHKKFKASIYCLTKEEGGRHKPFFPGYRPQFFFRTTDVTGMVTLEGKEMVMPGDNVDIVVELISSIAMDKNVEFAVREGGRTVASGRILEILE; this is encoded by the coding sequence ATGGCTAAGGAAGTTTTTCATAGGACAAAGCCGCATATGAATGTTGGGACAATAGGGCACGTTGACCACGGTAAGACAACATTAACAGCGGCTATTAGTATTTATTGTTCAAAGGTAAATAAAGATGCAAAGGCACTCAAGTATGAAGATATTGATAATGCGCCTGAGGAGAAGGCAAGGGGAATAACAATTAATGCTAGACACATCGAATATGAAACTGTTAACAGACATTATGCGCATGTTGATTGTCCTGGGCACGCTGACTACATTAAAAATATGATCACGGGTGCAGCTCAGATGGATGCTGCTATATTATTGGTTGCGGCTGATAGTGGGGCAGAACCACAGACGAAAGAGCATTTACTACTTGCACAGAGAATGGGAATAAATAAAATAATTGTGTTTTTGAATAAATTAGATTTGGCAGATCCTGAACTTGTTGAACTTGTTGAAGTTGAGGTTTTAGAGCTTGTTGAAAAATATGGATTTCCTGGCGATACCCCAATAATAAAAGGCTCTGCTTTTGGAGCTATGTCAAATCCTGATGATCCTGAGGCTACTAAATGTGTAAAAGAACTTCTTGAATCTATGGATAGTTATTTTGAGCTTCCTGAGAGAGATATTGATAAGCCATTTTTGCTTGCTGTTGAAGATGTTTTCTCTATTTCTGGACGTGGTACTGTTGCTACTGGGCGTATTGAAAGGGGACTCATTAAGGTTGGACAGGAAGTTGAGATCGTTGGAATTAGGGAAACTCGAAAAACAACTGTTACTGGTGTTGAAATGTTCCAAAAGATACTTGAACAAGGACAAGCAGGGGATAATGTTGGGCTTTTGTTAAGAGGTGTTGATAAGAAGGATATTGAGAGGGGACAGGTTATTTCTGCTGTTGGTACAATTACGCCTCATAAAAAATTTAAAGCCTCTATATATTGTTTGACTAAGGAAGAAGGTGGAAGACATAAGCCATTTTTCCCAGGGTATAGACCACAGTTTTTCTTTAGAACAACGGATGTTACGGGCATGGTTACTCTTGAGGGTAAGGAAATGGTTATGCCTGGGGATAATGTTGATATTGTTGTTGAGCTTATTTCTTCAATAGCTATGGATAAGAATGTTGAGTTTGCTGTTAGAGAGGGCGGCAGAACTGTTGCTTCGGGAAGAATTCTTGAAATATTGGAATAG
- a CDS encoding type Z 30S ribosomal protein S14 — protein sequence MAKRSMIVKALRKPKYITRQKNRCKLCGRPKGYMRDFSMCRICFRKHASSGLVPGVSKSSW from the coding sequence ATGGCTAAAAGATCAATGATAGTTAAGGCTTTGCGAAAGCCTAAGTATATAACAAGGCAAAAGAATAGATGTAAATTATGTGGGCGTCCAAAGGGTTATATGAGAGATTTTAGTATGTGTCGTATATGTTTTAGGAAACATGCATCATCAGGGTTAGTTCCTGGTGTTTCAAAATCAAGCTGGTAA
- the rpsQ gene encoding 30S ribosomal protein S17, whose protein sequence is MSRENKKELIGKVVSDKMKKTIVVEIVQRKMHPIYHKYLKVSRKVKAHDEKEESRIGDKVKIIEARPISKEKRWILVGVLEKSK, encoded by the coding sequence ATGTCAAGAGAAAATAAGAAAGAATTAATTGGGAAAGTTGTTAGTGATAAGATGAAAAAGACAATAGTTGTTGAAATTGTTCAAAGAAAGATGCACCCTATATATCACAAATACTTGAAAGTTAGCAGAAAAGTTAAGGCTCATGATGAAAAGGAAGAATCAAGAATTGGCGATAAGGTAAAAATTATTGAGGCTCGACCTATTAGTAAAGAGAAAAGGTGGATACTTGTTGGAGTTTTGGAGAAGTCAAAGTAA